The sequence ACAAGGTTTTTCCGTTTGTCTTATACAATTATTTAAAGGCGAAAGTTTTTACGGCGAGCAGAAAATTTTAACCAAATTAGATAATTTGGATTTTTTCTCATTTGCGAAAGAACATCCTTACTGCATAGAAAATGTAACTTTGCAAGAAGCTTCAGAAAAATGCAAAGACGCTTTCAATAAACTTTCAGAACTTTCAAACGAACCTAAGAAATATGATTTGGTAGTTTTAGAAGAATTCAATATAGCTTTAAGAGATAAGTTTATGGAAAAAAACGCCACAATAGACCTAATAAAAAAACTTTCTGAAAAATCAAATGTAATAGTAACAGGCAGAGGCGCCCCTCAAGAACTTATAGCCATAGCAGATTTAGTTACAGAAATGAAAGAAATAAAACACCCTTACAACAAAGGCGTTAAAGCGCAACGCGGCATTGAGTTTTAAAACAACAATTCATATGAGAAAGTGAAAAGTGTAATTGACGAACAGGTGCTATTTGTTACTTCCGAATGCAGTGTGTGATTTGTTGTTGTTTTTGTTGTTAATCCGTTAGCCGTTGCCGCCCTCAAGCGGTTTATGAGTGGAAAGTTTTTATCGCACTAAAAATTGCCGCATGTTTGAGCACAAACCTTAAAGTCGTTATCGTGCGAGTTCGGCAATTGCGATAAAAACTTGTAACGAATGCTTGCAGGCGGCAGAGTTTTTGCTTACTTTTTGATCGTCTGCAAAAAGTGAGGCGGGTGCAGGGCGCAGCGCTTGCGTAGTTTATAAAACTAATAAAATGAAAAAAATAATCTCAATTATCATCTTCTTATCATTATTAACAACCGCAGTTTTAGCAAAAGAATATAAACGCATAATTTCTCTTGCGCCGTCTGTTACGCAAAGCCTTTATGAGCTTGGTCTTGATAATGAAGTTGTAGGTATAACAATTTTCTGTCCTCAAGGAAAATCAAAAAAAGAAATTATCGGAACGCTTTTAGAGCCGGATTTGGAAAAGATTGTTTTGCTTAAAGCCGATTTAATAATATCCACTAAAGAAGGCAACAATAAAGCTGCCGTAGAAAAACTTACGCGTATGGGTTTAGACGTATATGTAATGGAAACCGCGGAAAATTTTTCTGAAATATGTTCGCATTATTATGATTTGGCAAAAAAAGTAAACAGAGAAAAGAACGCAAAAAAAATAATTGCCGACTCGAAAAAAACAGTTGAGAGCATATATAATAAAATTGAGGTAGTAAATATGCAGACTGTTTTTTTGGAAGTGGGGGCAAAACCTCTTTACTCCGCCGGCAAACAAAGTTTTGTAAATGATTATAACCGTTTTACAAAAACGGTTAACGTTTATAAAGAAATTAATAGGCGTTATCCGCAAATAGATATAGAAGATGTCCTAAAAAAGAATCCCGACATAATAATTCTTGTTAATATGGGCGACATAAGTTTGCAGGAAACTAAAAACTGGCTTAAATATAAAAATATAAACGCGGTAAAAAACAATAAAGTTTTTATGCTTGACGTTAACGATATATTCACGCCTACGCCTTTAACGTTTGCTATAGGCGTAGAAATAATTTCCAAAATAATTTATCCGGAGATATTTGGTGCGAAATAAAAAAAATATCTGTATTTTTATTTCTTTAACGGTCGTTCTTATAGCGGTTTTTTTGTTTTCACTGTTTGGCGGCGTTTCATTCTTTTATCCGGACGCCGATACTCTGTTGATAATACGGCAAATTCGTTTGCCGAGAGTTCTTATGGCAATAGTTACAGGGGCGGCTTTGGCGGCTTCCGGATGCGTTTTTCAGG is a genomic window of Endomicrobium proavitum containing:
- a CDS encoding ABC transporter substrate-binding protein encodes the protein MKKIISIIIFLSLLTTAVLAKEYKRIISLAPSVTQSLYELGLDNEVVGITIFCPQGKSKKEIIGTLLEPDLEKIVLLKADLIISTKEGNNKAAVEKLTRMGLDVYVMETAENFSEICSHYYDLAKKVNREKNAKKIIADSKKTVESIYNKIEVVNMQTVFLEVGAKPLYSAGKQSFVNDYNRFTKTVNVYKEINRRYPQIDIEDVLKKNPDIIILVNMGDISLQETKNWLKYKNINAVKNNKVFMLDVNDIFTPTPLTFAIGVEIISKIIYPEIFGAK
- a CDS encoding cob(I)yrinic acid a,c-diamide adenosyltransferase, whose product is MLIVNTGEGKGKTTAAIGQIIRALGQGFSVCLIQLFKGESFYGEQKILTKLDNLDFFSFAKEHPYCIENVTLQEASEKCKDAFNKLSELSNEPKKYDLVVLEEFNIALRDKFMEKNATIDLIKKLSEKSNVIVTGRGAPQELIAIADLVTEMKEIKHPYNKGVKAQRGIEF